The Bos taurus isolate L1 Dominette 01449 registration number 42190680 breed Hereford chromosome 18, ARS-UCD2.0, whole genome shotgun sequence nucleotide sequence AGCAGTCCAgaatttttcagaaatgaaaaaagttgCAGACACTATCCTCTATATCTGTAAGAAACAATAGCTGTTAAACGTATTATTAGGTTACAGATCATGGGAGGTATATATGAAGTGAAATTTGCTTAAAACTGACATCTTTTCACCATAGGTTCAGATCATGGATTCCATAATATTGCCAAAATATCCGGTGGTAATAGTGCATTTTTCCTTGTACTTCTTACCCCATGACCTCAGATGTTCACTGGTTTAGGTGTTTGTGTGAGATTCCCATGctatgaagttctttttttttttcctgtctgtctTGAACAAGAGTCTTGGAAAGAAAAACTGACGGATATGCCTAACTATCACAGTTAATGGGGAAACTCAGTATCTTTTTAGTTTCTCTCTGGTTTGGAAAATGAACACTGTTGGCTAAAACCAATGCACAACTTGATAGTTTCGAATCAAGCTTtatctggggcaaaatgaggactgcagccctggAGATAGCACCTcaaatagctctgagagactgctttatagtggcagtgggggaaagtcagtctataagattttggtgaaggggtgTTTTGCCGAAAGTTTTTGCTTTTGTCTCAGGTTTATTAACTAAATCACTTGttacatacaaataaataatacagatatttacttaaaaattgcCAAActtactttcaatatactaacattaaaagaaaagagaagtaaaaacaacagaggatacatcaccaaattggctTCTGACAAACATCCAGACTTGGAACAgccctgggaagtcccaggacacagcacatctggagtctCAATGGGGAAAAGGTACCAAGCAGACCTTCTGCTCATTGGGTGAGACTTCAAACTTTGCATTTCGGGTCTGGTTTATAATCCCAGGAGGGATACAACTGATAACTTCGCCAATCTGTGACCAAATTGCAAGCCTGGTTCTATGTTAAagctgtttgttttgtcttgtaaaACTTGGAATTTTGCTAAACCTGGGGTTCGGTTGGCTGGGTCCCCCAAGGTCTCAACAATCTCAAGATTTCTCCCTCACCTTATCTCTGGTGCTGCAAGTCTTGTACTCACTGCaggcagtcactcagtcgctttCAGTCAGGGCAGAgtccaggcaggttagaagcaaggtcagaggcctgctcgGCTTTGTCTCTGAGGCCTAAACCAGGCTATTCATTTCATTTCCCTAACAAGGGGGAGTTCAGTGCAGTCAGGCTcttactttacaaaaggttttctgccaGTCGTGAGGAGCTGGTGTCACCATTTAGTGATTTTCTAGATATAAAGAGATGCAAGGGTttggatcatgaaatcagttcctgacaagacctgttccaccagattccctggagcagagtGCCTCaatccaccctgaactccctctgGGGAGAGTTTACAGCTGCAGGGACCATAGGGCTCATTCTTcccagaggcagatggcaaatgccctggTTCAGTTGCTGGCAAtcctcttggcaagtgccaaatTGTAGTTGACAACACTCACGTGTGTTTAGTAGAGATGCTAGGTTTTGGGAGGGAGGGTTTTCATTACTCAAGTCCAGGTCTGATCACTTCCAGTACACTCTGCGCTCACATCACACACATAGTCTCATTACATTTTTGAATTTTCCAGAATGTTTACAAGAATCATGTTAGTGCTAATCTATGTTCAACTgtgctaaattttaaaatatagctctGTGCAAAAGATAGattttcaggaaattaaaaaattcagaacCAGAGCTCTACTTTATTTTATATCATTGTGTATGTCTGCAtcctagtctttttaaaaattaatatcatCCTCAAATACTTATGCACATTTTTAATCAGTTAAAAATTATACTGATTTTATTGACATGACAGTTTTTCTCTGTTACTAAGTATATAGCCCCATTTTAGTGTATGTTTATGTGCGAGAACATGTTGATATGATttgatctatttttttctttgaagagtCCCTCAGAAGGGAATcatgatccactccagtattcttgtctggagaattccatggacaggggagcctggcaggctacagtccatggggttacaatgaataggacaagactgagtgactaatttacaaatattatcaaatattatttacaaataaagaaatttcTATAAATTTTCATTAGAGTTGTCTCtgtgtatttttctgtttattaaagTCTAGAGTCCATAAATTGAAGTAAAATTTAAGCTCTGCCATTTAcagaatatttgttaaaatatttgccAAAAGATGAGTCAGCAATATTATTGATTTTACATTATTTCTGTTGCACATTTTCAAGACTCTTCTAAAATTGTCAgaaagatatataatatatactaaaattaaaatgattcttACTGCCAAGGTTACTATCCTATTAGACAGTAAAATCATTAAAACACTTGAAGTTGAAAGTTAAGTATGAATTCTTCCCTTACTTTCTACTTCGTTGCTGTTCAAAAATAGTCATTAATGGAACACAACTTTCAACATTGCTAGTTAAAATAAACTTGTTTAAAATGGGCCACATTtgtcccattccagtactcttggatcagagtatgctttttaaaaatatttcctgtttctttgataAACAATTTATCCTGTGTCACATGAGTAAAacactcaaaaataaatatgCCAATGTTGATCTGATTATTTTACAATTTCTCTTCCAGATCAGAATAGTTTCTGTAGTGATTTGTGGATcatatctcatcctcttctcttggGGTTAGCAATATGGtacaaaatattatattatattaaattatattattgtGTAATACCGGCCACTCTCCtagatcaaaaccaggtctctgaACTTGCTGTTTTCATCTTGGGTCACATTAGGAAGtcttcccagagaaggcaatggcaacccactccagtactcttgcctggaaaatcccatgggtggaggagccagtaggctgcagtccatggggtcactgcaagtcggacacgactgagtggcttcactttcattttcactttcatgcattggagaaggaaatggcaacccactccagtgctcttgcctgaagaatcccagggaaaggggagcctaatgggctgccgtgtatggggttgcacagagtcggacacgactgaagcgacttagcagcagcagcagcaggaagtcttCCCACAGCCATATGACACATGTACTTTGTATTTCAGGGACGGCTGAGGTTCCAGGATGTGGCCATAGATTTCACTCTAGAGGAGTGGGAGTGCCTGGACCTCGGTCAGCGGGAATTGTACAGGGACGTGATGTTAGAGAACTACGGGAACCTAGCCTCCTTGGGTGAGAATAACTTTCTTCCAGAATCCCTTATCTACCTACCTGGTTTTGGTCCTTTCATTTGTAGAATGTCTCCTGGAATCTTCTGCTTCTTATAATAGAGTTTCAGATGCCTGCTTTTTAGGGGAAAATGGGAATCTGTGAGTTTAGAAAGAAGACTTCATGATGATTATGATTGTAACCTTTTTCTTCCTTGATATAATCTGCCACCTTTTAGGTTAATGGCAATTCTGTAAGTTTTGTAGTATAAAAGGATGTCTCCTTCCTTTTCAAATCAGATTTCTACTACTTACTTTTACCTTAGCAGTACTTCACTAGAATCTCAGATCTGTTCTTTAATGTATTTGTTAGTGTTGTAAATGTCCTTTCATTAAAGTATTTGGGAAAATCATTCTCTAGGCTGTATTAACAGTCAGCCATGCATTCTCTTTGCGCATGAATACATATTGGATTGGAAACTGATGAAACTCTAGCAAAACAAATATTCCTTTCTCTGATGAACAGGTCTCGTAGTCTCTAAGCCAGACCTGGTCACCTTTCTGGAGAAAATGAGGGATCCTCAGGATGTAAGGAGAATGGAGACAACAGCAAtacacccaggtatgtctgaatgGATGGAGCAGATGGTTCAGGTGAGAAGTCCAAGCATCAGAGAGGAATCTATCCTTTGTATATGGTTTCAGAAGATCTGCTTCAGTGGATATGATTTTGGGGAAGTCTGGTTATATTTCTGTTGCTGTCATAGATGGATATCTCCTGCCCCATTGTGTCTCTTTAATCATTCATGAATTCATCTCTAGTGATTACTTTTCTCATTCACAGTGAGAGTTAAAATTCTCTTCTTGGCCTGTGACAACCTGCATGAGTTGGCTACTCTTCCATTTCATGGGGATCCTGGGAAAACTGTGCCCATTTCTGAGTAACTCTATGATGCTCCTTTTAAAGTTTGTTTCTACCTTTAGACAGAAGTATGTGAGTGGAGTTGTAGACAAACTGTTAAAGTTCTAGGAATACTGGGgacggattttttttttcttctgatttataaTTTCTAAAACACTGGAAGCTACAAATATGAACTTATAAGTTTTAAACTCAAGTCATTTCTTCACTGCATCAGTCAAAACCTCCCTAAAATGAGAGAATGCAAATCTCAGGGTTACttcaaagtttcttttttctttatatgaaTTCATGTTAAATATATTAAGTGTATCTGTCCCAATTCCTCAATGCTAAAATACTTGAATATAATCAATTACCtcaaagaatgttaaaataaaTTGGCATAAGAGATTAGAACATTTTCCACCATATTTTTAATGGTTGTTAAACTATTAGAATTTTTAGATAATATAAggaaatctttcaaaaatgatcttattggagtatagctgttttacaatgctgtgctactgtacagcaaagagaatcaATTATACACATAAATGTATATCCActacatatccactcttttttgatTACTTCTCATTTAGGTCTCCATAAATCACTAAGTAGAGGTTCCTGTGTTCTCATCATATCTTTAAAGTCTTACTTCTTACTTAATTTCTGAAGAATGACTATTAATTTATCTTGTTTGTTATCAGTTTCCCTGGACTTTATCCCACATGTCCTCACTTTCTGATGAGTTCTCTGTCAATATCAGTTATGGCTTTTAGATTCAAACATCTAATAGAACATTCTCAAATAAAAACCTGTGTGATAAGAAGTGGAGCCCAGTGAGAGCCCTTCCTAGAGCCTGGCAAGGAGGGGCTGGCACAGAAGGAGAGAGGCTGCAATGGTGGGTCTTCCCTTTGGGTATCACTCACCAATGGTGCTTTGCACTATAGAAGTTCAGgcttcctccacaagcatttcatTTGCAgagctcctccctccctcctgtctcctcaGGGTGTCTCCTCACAGCCAACCGCAGTCCTCTGCCTGGGTCTGCTCTCCAAACCCCACATTCCAGCACCCAGCCCTTGTCTGCAGTGGTGCCCTCTCAGGGTGGTGCCCACTCAGCCCTCTCAGgctgggtgggcagggctggggtcagCAGCCTGTGTACAGGTCTCACTGTGTCCTGCTGCCACAGACTGTTGCCGTGTTCTCTTCCCACAGAGAATGAGGCTCCTTTTCTACCCCAACTGagctcccatcccatcccagtgACCGGCTTCCCCAGATGTCAACCTCTCCTCTCTTCAGTTCCCCCACTAGGATTGGAGGTCCCATACCAcctcttccatttccttcttctttcttttgtcctACTTGGCTAAGCAGGAGCCTTTCTTGTCCTTTTAGGTGTCCAAGATCCTCTGTTAGTGTTCAGCTGGGCTCTGTGAGAGTTGTCCCATTTGCACATGTATTCTCAATGCATCTGTAGAGAGATGAACTCCACGTCTTCCTAATCCTCTGCCATTTTGATCTTTCCATCTCTATTTTATCCTTAATCTAGCAAAGGTTCATCAATGTCATGTAAATATTTAAGGATGTTCACAGAAAATACTAAAATGACTTGTTATTTGGTATCTTTCAGCTGCGTCTTCTTAGGACACCCTGGGTTTGATGCCAAAGGATCCAGGGTTAGGAGATGTATTCCCAAAAGCAAacctagaaataaatgaaagatttcACCTTGGCAACTTACATTTAATGAAAGACTGGGAATATACAAGAGCATGTGAAATACAGAGAGGATGTTTGCAACGACATAAGGAAATTGAGACAGTTTCACATAATACAGATATGACTGTCAAAAAAAAAGTACTATGAGTCAGTTTGGGAAAAACACCAATTTCAGGCATCAATATCTGCAGAGAGTGCAAGTTTTTAAGCAAAGACCCACATCAtttttgaaatatacatattctCTGAAAGGAAATGTCTAAAATCTGGAAAGATATCCAGTCCATACTGCAAATACTCATTCAAACTATTCTGAATATAGGCTTCAATTAAACATAAATTCAAACATGTCTAAAAAccagatatttaaaaatcaggGGGAAAACTCCCAATACAAGCAGTTTGAGAGATCGGTAAGCAAGGGGTCATTAGTCTTCCAACAACAGATATATTCTTTCTGTTTCAATATTTGTAATGTTGATAATAATACAAGACACTTAATCCAACCACCATAGTTCAATACATATCGTGATATGGTTAATGGGGGACAACTTTTCATGTGTACTAAAATAGGTCAGGCCTTAAGTAAGAGCTCCACCCCCAATAATTACAAGACTATTTGTGATGGAGTGAGACGCTATACATGCAATGACACTGGGCATAAGGTTGAACAAGTCTCAAACCTGAACAAGTATCAGAGACCTCAATGTCCACACAaggtttttaaaagtaataaatgtaGGAATATCTTTTATCAATGAACACATCTTTATATAAGAGTATTCATATTGGAGAGCAGACTTACAATTGTAATAAATAtgataatgtttctttttttccttgtttttttgagatttttaaaatttgaatccaGTTTAAATCAGTGTGTGTGGTTCATTTCCGCTCCTTCACTGCTGAACCTGGGGGCTCAGTCTGCTTCAGCGTTTCTGCCTTCTTATTGTCCGTGATGACCAAGGTGTAAAGGTATCTGCTGCATCGAACTGAAAACTTCACATCATCCTTATTTTTCTTGATCTTGACAGATTTGGCATCCTTTCGCCCAGCTGTGAGCCGATTGTCCTCGATTTCTTCAGTTTTGCAAGGCATGGCGACAATGCGCGGAGATTGCAAGGGGAACAGCAGGAGAGAATCGCTTGGAGCACCCCGGAAAGTTTCTGATCCGTCTTCAGATCTTACTCGACAGCAGAGGATTCAGAATCCACGGAAAGAGAACAAGTGTAATATATGTGGGAAAGTCTTTACTAACTCATCCAATCTAAGTAGACATAGGAAAATCCATTCAGGAAGGAAACCTTTCAAATGTACAGAGTGTGGCAAAGGCTTTATGCGTGGCACTGATCTTACACAACATCAACGAATCCATACCGGCCAGAAACCTTATAAATGCAAGGTATGTgacaaagcctttaactgtagCTCAAGTCTTACTCGACATCAGCGAGTTCACACTGAAGAGAAGCCTTATAAATGTACAAAGTGCGGCAAAGCCTTTAAACAGAACTCCAGTCTTA carries:
- the LOC107131456 gene encoding large ribosomal subunit protein eL38-like produces the protein MPCKTEEIEDNRLTAGRKDAKSVKIKKNKDDVKFSVRCSRYLYTLVITDNKKAETLKQTEPPGSAVKERK